The segment GGTAAATCTGTATTTTGTAAACATGTAGTGTGGTGTGGAAAAAATGTTCGAATTTCTGCTGATACCCCAGTAATTTTTGGAGATAAAGTCATAGCAGTTGGAAAGGCTGTTTTGTCAAATGAGATGATTTCTGATTTTAAAAGAGGCGTGGCCATTAAGGTCAGAGATAGTTTAAAAAGTCGAAATGAGGAAATAAAATCATGATGCGTGGTGGAAATCGCGAAATGCGAAGAATGATGGATAAGATGGGGCTTGATATGAGTGAGATTCCTAATGTTCAAGAAGTAATCATAAAGACAGATAAAAAAGAAATCATTGTAACCAAACCATCTGTAACTGAAATGAAGGCAAAAGAAAATTCAATTTTCACAGTTACTGCAGATAGTTATGAAGAAAGAGAACTAGAAGTTCCAATTTTCTCTGATGAGGATATTCAATTAGTTAGTCAGCAAGCTGGAGTTGATGAAGAAAAAGCTAGGGTTGCTTTAGAGGAAGCAAAAGGCGATCTAGCCCGAGCAATATTACTTCTGACAACTGGATAATTTACCATTTTTGTGCCTAGAAATTTGATAAAAATGAATGATTTAAGTATTGGAATAATAGAATTTTGGATATAATGAGCAGTATGGCTGAATCCAAAGTTACTGGAATAATCAAGTCTCTAAATGAACTTGAAAATGATCTTGATTCTCTTACAAGCAAAGTAGCAGATATGAAAAAACAACTTTCAATCAAAGCAACCACCGAAATTGACTCACTATTAGAAAAAACAAGAGAAATGGCTACAAAAGAAGCAGAAACTATGATTAATGCTTCTAAAGAAAAGGCCACAGCAGAATCTGCAAAAATTGCTCAGGCTGGTGAGGCTAAACTATCAGAAACTCAATCAAATATTGATGCAAATTTTGATGAAGCAGTAAAACATGTCGTGTCAACTGTTTTGAAGGCATAAAAATAAATTCCATTTTTCATCTTGAATAATATCGATCCCATACTAAATGCTCGTATTGGAATTGCTACTGTTTATGGTAAACCTTACTATAGATTTTCCACATATTTGAAAACTCTCAATTTACCATTTGATTCTATTCTGCCTGAAGAAATAATTAATTATGCTGGACATCTCATCCTCACAACTAAAAAAGAATCTCCAAAAAAATGTGAAAAGGCTTTACTTTATGAAGATATCTTTGAAAATCATCCTACAGTAATAAAGGGATTGATGATGCAAAAACTAAATTTG is part of the Nitrosopumilus sp. genome and harbors:
- a CDS encoding phage head-tail connector protein; this translates as MAESKVTGIIKSLNELENDLDSLTSKVADMKKQLSIKATTEIDSLLEKTREMATKEAETMINASKEKATAESAKIAQAGEAKLSETQSNIDANFDEAVKHVVSTVLKA
- a CDS encoding nascent polypeptide-associated complex protein; protein product: MMRGGNREMRRMMDKMGLDMSEIPNVQEVIIKTDKKEIIVTKPSVTEMKAKENSIFTVTADSYEERELEVPIFSDEDIQLVSQQAGVDEEKARVALEEAKGDLARAILLLTTG